A window of the Henckelia pumila isolate YLH828 chromosome 3, ASM3356847v2, whole genome shotgun sequence genome harbors these coding sequences:
- the LOC140888855 gene encoding CASP-like protein 4D1: MASRALLNTVLFLRIFTLLALVASIVLMAFNTVKDEFGTKTKFYDVIGYRYVVSVGGIGVVYTLIQIPFAIYNAAKEKRLIRNGFLQEFDFYGDKLVAFLLATGVGVGFGISCEISRLFILSDEGKKFLKMAKISTGMLLAGFVSMALLCIFSSVRWSSSNKGFFK, from the exons ATGGCTAGCCGGGCTCTGCTGAACACAGTTCTTTTTCTGAGGATCTTCACTCTTTTGGCATTGGTCGCCTCCATCGTGCTTATGGCCTTTAACACTGTCAAAGATGAATTTGGCACAAAAACTAAGTTCTACGACGTTATCGGTTATAG GTACGTAGTTTCAGTTGGTGGCATAGGAGTTGTTTATACACTTATTCAAATTCCATTTGCAATATATAATGCTGCAAAAGAGAAGAGGCTGATACGCAACGGATTCCTCCAAGAGTTTGACTTTTATGGAGACAAG CTAGTAGCATTTCTATTGGCGACCGGAGTTGGCGTTGGTTTCGGCATCTCTTGTGAGATCAGTAGACTTTTCATCCTCAGCGACGAAGGAAAGAAATTCCTAAAAATGGCCAAAATCTCAACTGGCATGCTCCTCGCGGGATTCGTCTCCATGGCTCTACTTTGCATCTTTTCTTCGGTTCGTTGGTCTTCTTCCAATAAAGggtttttcaaataa